The following coding sequences are from one Oceanidesulfovibrio indonesiensis window:
- the mraY gene encoding phospho-N-acetylmuramoyl-pentapeptide-transferase, which produces MIYNILVPLSDEFVIFNVFRYITFRSIWAMLTALVISILLGPMFIRWLRKIKFGQYIQEDGVSAHKEKAGTPTMGGLLMCLTVAVSVFLWADLTNQYVWLTMLVFLGFGAVGFMDDYTKIIRKTNKGLSARSKIIGQIAVASLALVLLVWEPAYSTKLSVPFFKMFQPDLGWLYIPFAVLVMVGSSNGVNLTDGLDGLAIGPSIVAGVCFAVFIYVAGNRLMAEHLLVPYVPGVGEVTVFCGALIGAGLGFLWYNAYPAQVFMGDVGSLSIGGSLGFVAVLAKQELVLLIVGGLFVVETLSVILQVSYFKMSGGKRMFKMAPIHHHFELQGIPESKIIIRFWILSILLGLAALSTLKLR; this is translated from the coding sequence GTGATATACAATATTCTCGTACCGTTGAGCGACGAGTTCGTGATCTTCAACGTCTTCCGTTACATCACGTTCCGCTCCATCTGGGCCATGCTCACGGCGCTCGTCATCAGCATTCTGCTCGGCCCCATGTTCATACGCTGGCTGCGCAAGATCAAGTTCGGCCAGTACATCCAGGAAGACGGCGTCTCCGCGCACAAGGAAAAGGCCGGCACGCCGACCATGGGCGGCCTGCTCATGTGCCTGACGGTGGCCGTCTCGGTCTTCCTCTGGGCCGATCTGACCAACCAGTACGTCTGGCTCACCATGCTCGTGTTTCTGGGGTTCGGCGCGGTCGGCTTCATGGATGATTACACCAAAATCATCCGCAAGACGAACAAAGGGCTTTCGGCAAGATCGAAGATCATAGGGCAGATAGCCGTAGCCTCACTTGCTCTGGTGCTGCTGGTGTGGGAGCCGGCGTATTCCACCAAGCTTTCGGTGCCGTTCTTCAAGATGTTCCAGCCCGATCTCGGCTGGCTGTATATCCCCTTCGCCGTGCTCGTAATGGTGGGCTCGTCCAATGGCGTGAATCTCACCGACGGGCTGGACGGCCTGGCAATCGGTCCGTCCATCGTGGCGGGCGTGTGCTTTGCCGTGTTCATCTACGTGGCTGGCAACAGGCTGATGGCCGAGCATCTGCTGGTGCCGTACGTGCCGGGTGTCGGGGAGGTCACGGTGTTCTGCGGTGCGCTCATCGGCGCAGGCCTCGGATTCCTCTGGTACAACGCCTACCCGGCCCAGGTCTTCATGGGCGACGTGGGCTCGCTGTCCATCGGCGGATCGCTCGGATTCGTGGCGGTGCTGGCCAAGCAGGAACTGGTGCTGCTCATAGTGGGGGGGCTCTTCGTGGTGGAAACGCTCTCGGTCATCCTCCAGGTGAGCTACTTCAAGATGAGCGGGGGCAAGCGGATGTTCAAGATGGCTCCCATCCACCATCATTTCGAGCTGCAAGGCATACCGGAGTCCAAAATCATCATCCGGTTCTGGATATTGTCCATATTGCTGGGGCTGGCGGCCCTGTCCACCCTCAAGCTGCGTTAG
- the murD gene encoding UDP-N-acetylmuramoyl-L-alanine--D-glutamate ligase, producing MRGTKITSTPLAGSRAGVLGSGRSGRAAALVLKALGASVRVVDKDAERLAAVYAGTEEERTFELVGGEHGPSQFAGLDLLVVSPGARVRDIEPHLPAGLHVIAELELASRMVQEPIVAITGTNGKTTTASLVDAMLRSAGRKVFLGGNIGTPLAEYLLTEDRADVLVLEVSSFQLQHCETFRPRVGVLLNFSPDHLDYHASLEEYLEAKLKLFENQTAEDVALIDAALRGEIERRGPLPARVEWLTRDIDFDTPHLLGAHNRQNTEAAWKAVRAVGVSEKDARAAAYDFEPPPHRLQIVAEKRGIRFIDDSKATTVESLAAALQAMDRPVRLLAGGKYKGGDLEALRPLISEKVRAVGLYGGSREVFEKAWAGAAKMFWEETMEAAFAAHMDEAQEGEIVLLSPATSSFDQYANYIERGNDFRRLVEDA from the coding sequence ATGCGCGGAACAAAGATTACATCCACCCCCCTTGCAGGCAGTCGCGCCGGCGTGCTCGGCAGCGGCCGGTCAGGCCGCGCCGCGGCGCTCGTGTTGAAGGCGCTGGGCGCATCCGTGCGCGTGGTGGACAAGGACGCCGAAAGGCTCGCTGCCGTCTATGCAGGGACCGAAGAAGAGCGGACATTCGAGTTGGTGGGCGGCGAGCACGGACCCTCACAGTTCGCCGGCCTGGACCTGCTCGTGGTCAGTCCGGGCGCGCGGGTCAGGGACATCGAGCCGCACCTTCCCGCCGGCCTTCACGTCATCGCCGAACTGGAGCTCGCTTCCCGCATGGTGCAGGAGCCGATCGTCGCCATCACCGGCACCAACGGCAAGACCACCACGGCCAGCCTCGTGGACGCCATGTTGCGCAGCGCCGGCAGAAAGGTCTTTCTGGGCGGAAACATTGGCACCCCGCTGGCTGAATATCTGCTCACCGAGGACCGCGCCGACGTGCTCGTTCTCGAGGTGTCCAGTTTCCAGCTCCAGCATTGCGAGACATTCCGGCCACGCGTGGGCGTGCTGCTCAACTTTTCGCCGGATCATCTGGATTATCACGCCTCGCTCGAAGAATACCTGGAAGCCAAGCTCAAGTTGTTCGAGAACCAGACCGCCGAGGACGTCGCGCTCATCGACGCGGCGCTGCGCGGCGAGATTGAAAGGCGTGGACCGCTGCCGGCTCGCGTGGAATGGCTGACCCGCGATATCGACTTCGATACGCCGCATCTTCTGGGCGCACACAACCGCCAGAACACCGAGGCCGCATGGAAGGCCGTGCGTGCGGTGGGTGTATCCGAAAAGGACGCCCGCGCCGCTGCGTACGATTTCGAACCGCCGCCGCACCGATTGCAGATCGTGGCCGAGAAGCGAGGCATCCGGTTCATCGACGATTCCAAAGCAACGACGGTGGAGTCGCTTGCCGCCGCGCTGCAGGCCATGGACCGCCCCGTAAGGCTGCTCGCGGGCGGCAAGTACAAAGGCGGCGATCTCGAGGCGCTCCGGCCGCTGATTTCCGAAAAGGTCCGGGCCGTCGGTCTGTACGGCGGGTCCCGTGAGGTTTTCGAAAAGGCATGGGCCGGGGCAGCCAAAATGTTCTGGGAAGAGACCATGGAGGCGGCGTTCGCCGCGCACATGGACGAAGCGCAGGAGGGCGAGATCGTGCTCCTTTCGCCAGCCACGTCGAGCTTTGACCAGTATGCGAATTATATCGAACGCGGGAATGATTTCCGCCGCCTGGTGGAGGATGCGTGA
- the ftsW gene encoding putative lipid II flippase FtsW, with protein sequence MRAPTLHEMRELLAGLDFWLLLTTVLMAVLGLVMVLSASGIMAEKYYGGAYHFFVRQLMCCIIGAGLMVLLAFGSQKMFLKTHYLLLIMAFTLLMVTLLSPLGVEVNGAKRWLSIGIARIQPMEFAKLALVLYLAWFLSHKKDLVRTFSVGVVPPFAVTGLFGLLLLMQPDFGGAAMLAMLLFLMCLAGGTRLVYLFMSVTMAAGGAFLLIVNSPYRSRRLLAFLDPFKDAMDSGYQLVQSLYSFGAGGVWGVGLGAGKQKLFFLPEAHNDFIVAVIGEELGFVGVSGMFILVTILLWRGFSVAVRQEDLHRRLVAYGMCLILGLGAILNMAVVLGVAPPKGVPMPFVSYGGSSLLASFVCVGILLNLSRDALPAGRKSPTGGTA encoded by the coding sequence ATGCGCGCGCCAACGTTACATGAAATGCGCGAGCTGCTTGCCGGCCTGGATTTCTGGCTGCTGCTCACCACCGTGCTCATGGCAGTGCTCGGGCTGGTCATGGTGCTTTCGGCAAGCGGCATCATGGCGGAGAAATACTATGGCGGGGCCTATCACTTCTTCGTGCGCCAACTCATGTGCTGCATCATCGGCGCCGGGCTCATGGTGCTTCTGGCTTTCGGGTCGCAGAAAATGTTCCTCAAGACGCATTACCTCCTGCTCATCATGGCGTTCACGCTGCTGATGGTCACGCTTCTTTCTCCACTGGGCGTGGAGGTGAATGGCGCCAAGCGCTGGCTCAGCATCGGCATCGCCCGTATTCAGCCCATGGAGTTCGCCAAGCTTGCCCTGGTGCTTTATCTGGCCTGGTTCCTGAGCCACAAGAAAGACCTCGTGCGCACCTTCAGCGTGGGCGTGGTGCCGCCGTTCGCAGTTACCGGCTTGTTCGGCCTGCTGCTGCTCATGCAGCCGGATTTCGGCGGCGCTGCCATGCTGGCCATGCTCCTGTTTCTCATGTGCCTGGCCGGGGGCACGCGCCTGGTCTATCTGTTCATGTCCGTGACCATGGCGGCCGGCGGAGCGTTCCTGCTCATCGTCAACTCGCCATACCGGTCGCGTCGGCTGCTGGCGTTCCTCGACCCCTTCAAGGACGCCATGGACAGCGGATATCAGCTCGTGCAGTCCCTGTACTCTTTCGGAGCTGGCGGAGTCTGGGGCGTGGGCCTGGGCGCGGGCAAGCAGAAGCTTTTCTTTCTGCCCGAGGCGCACAACGACTTCATTGTTGCAGTCATCGGGGAGGAGCTCGGGTTCGTCGGGGTCAGTGGTATGTTCATCCTGGTGACCATCCTGCTCTGGCGCGGCTTTAGCGTGGCCGTGCGCCAAGAGGACCTCCACCGCCGGCTCGTGGCCTACGGCATGTGCCTCATACTGGGCCTCGGCGCGATCCTGAACATGGCTGTGGTGCTCGGCGTTGCTCCGCCCAAGGGCGTGCCCATGCCGTTCGTGAGCTACGGCGGCTCCAGCCTGCTCGCTTCCTTCGTGTGTGTAGGCATCCTGCTCAATCTTTCGCGGGATGCGCTCCCGGCGGGGCGGAAATCCCCAACAGGAGGGACGGCATGA
- the murG gene encoding undecaprenyldiphospho-muramoylpentapeptide beta-N-acetylglucosaminyltransferase: MSRVILTTGGTGGHIFPALAVAEEIAARNPECRLLFVGTRRGPEGDLARRRGLEFKALPSAGVLGRGLRSVSGLLSLATGLALAVPLVLRFKPDAVIGFGGYASFAAVAAAYLLRKPTALHEQNSVPGVANRLLGKLVRTIFLSFPDTQRRFPEDRTELVGNPVRKDIRALANKSAKTGDDTGRLLVLGGSQGATALNDAMLEALPALLEAGIEIIHQTGPRDFERVRQGYEQLKDQGADASSPRAFIEDMAGAYAWADLAVCRSGASTVFELAASGTPAVFVPFPYATHDHQRVNAEYLATAGAGVLVLQKDLNGEKLAQMVIELTSDRERLAAMAKAAKGRAMPEAATTMAQRIEALAA, from the coding sequence CTGTCGCGCGTCATCCTGACCACCGGCGGCACTGGAGGCCACATCTTTCCGGCGCTGGCCGTGGCCGAGGAAATCGCCGCGCGCAACCCGGAATGCCGGCTGCTCTTCGTGGGTACCCGGCGCGGTCCGGAAGGCGATCTTGCACGCCGCCGCGGCCTGGAGTTCAAGGCGCTGCCGTCTGCCGGGGTGCTCGGCCGCGGACTGCGTTCGGTCTCGGGCCTGCTTTCCCTGGCGACGGGCCTCGCATTGGCCGTGCCACTGGTGCTGCGCTTCAAGCCGGACGCCGTGATAGGTTTCGGCGGTTATGCTTCCTTCGCCGCGGTGGCTGCGGCGTATCTGCTTCGCAAACCCACGGCGCTGCACGAGCAGAACAGCGTGCCGGGCGTGGCGAACAGACTGCTGGGCAAGCTGGTGCGCACGATTTTTCTTTCGTTTCCGGACACGCAGAGGCGTTTTCCGGAAGACAGGACCGAGCTGGTGGGCAACCCGGTGCGCAAGGACATACGCGCTCTGGCGAACAAATCCGCGAAGACCGGCGACGATACCGGACGACTCCTCGTGCTCGGCGGCAGCCAGGGAGCCACGGCGCTGAACGACGCCATGCTCGAAGCGCTGCCCGCGCTCCTGGAGGCGGGAATAGAAATCATCCACCAGACCGGGCCGCGCGACTTCGAACGCGTCCGGCAGGGATATGAACAACTGAAGGACCAGGGGGCGGATGCGAGCAGTCCGCGGGCGTTCATTGAGGACATGGCCGGGGCCTATGCCTGGGCCGACCTCGCCGTGTGCCGCAGCGGCGCTTCCACCGTGTTCGAACTCGCGGCGTCCGGCACGCCGGCGGTGTTCGTGCCGTTCCCTTATGCAACCCATGACCATCAACGGGTCAACGCCGAGTACCTGGCCACGGCGGGCGCCGGCGTGCTCGTTCTGCAAAAGGACCTCAACGGCGAAAAGCTTGCCCAGATGGTCATCGAACTGACAAGCGACCGCGAGCGGCTCGCGGCCATGGCGAAAGCGGCGAAAGGTCGCGCCATGCCCGAGGCCGCGACGACGATGGCGCAGCGCATCGAGGCGCTGGCCGCATAG
- the murC gene encoding UDP-N-acetylmuramate--L-alanine ligase encodes MRTKVTKIHMIGIGGSGMSGIAEVLLNLGYQVSGSDLAGGPVVERLISMGADVHQGHDAGYLEDAQVVVRSTAIKDDNPEVMAANQLGIPVIPRAEMLAELMRLRTGIAVAGTHGKTTTTSLLAEILDEAGLDPTVIIGGRLNAFGSNARLGEGEILLAEADESDGSFLCLLPIITVVTNVDADHLDFYPDLDAIDDAFVQFMNGVPFYGMNVVCGDDPGVQRLMPRIRRPMLTYGLGPTNDLRAEDVEYGPQSSFNVSYKGETLGRATLRQPGRHNVLNALASIGVGIEAGIPADKVLAGLARFGGVGRRFEHKGEKDGVLVVDDYGHHPAEIRATIETARLSYPDRRLVLVFQPHRFTRTQALFGEFCQAFDNVDELLLIEIYPASEKPIPGVSGMSLAQGISQVSQTHVSFFPKFEDVNLALPTMLKEGDLLLTMGAGNVWQIGMQYLEG; translated from the coding sequence ATGCGTACCAAAGTCACCAAGATACATATGATAGGCATCGGCGGCTCCGGCATGAGCGGCATCGCCGAGGTGCTGCTGAATCTGGGCTACCAGGTCTCCGGTTCCGACCTCGCTGGAGGTCCGGTGGTGGAACGGCTCATATCCATGGGCGCGGACGTGCACCAGGGCCATGACGCCGGCTATCTGGAAGACGCCCAGGTGGTGGTCCGCTCCACTGCCATCAAGGACGACAATCCGGAGGTCATGGCCGCCAACCAGCTGGGAATACCGGTGATTCCCCGCGCAGAGATGCTTGCCGAGCTCATGCGGCTGCGCACGGGAATCGCCGTCGCAGGCACTCACGGCAAGACCACGACCACCTCGCTGCTGGCCGAGATACTCGACGAAGCCGGGCTCGACCCCACGGTCATCATCGGCGGACGGCTCAATGCATTCGGCTCCAACGCGCGCCTGGGCGAAGGGGAAATCCTCCTGGCCGAGGCGGACGAGTCCGACGGCAGCTTCCTCTGCCTGCTGCCCATCATCACCGTGGTCACCAACGTGGACGCCGACCATCTGGATTTCTATCCGGACCTCGACGCCATCGACGACGCCTTCGTGCAGTTCATGAACGGCGTGCCCTTCTATGGCATGAACGTGGTCTGCGGCGACGATCCCGGCGTGCAACGGCTCATGCCGCGGATTCGCCGGCCCATGCTTACCTACGGGCTGGGACCAACGAACGACCTGCGCGCCGAGGATGTGGAATATGGCCCGCAAAGCAGCTTCAACGTGAGCTACAAAGGCGAGACCCTGGGCCGCGCGACCCTGCGCCAGCCCGGCCGCCACAACGTGCTCAACGCTCTGGCCTCCATCGGCGTAGGTATCGAGGCCGGCATACCGGCGGACAAGGTTCTTGCCGGACTTGCCAGGTTCGGCGGCGTGGGCAGGCGGTTCGAGCACAAGGGCGAGAAGGACGGCGTGCTCGTGGTGGACGATTACGGCCACCATCCGGCCGAGATCCGCGCGACCATCGAGACGGCGCGGCTCTCCTACCCGGACAGGCGGCTCGTGCTCGTGTTCCAGCCGCACCGCTTCACCCGCACGCAGGCCCTGTTCGGCGAGTTCTGCCAGGCCTTCGACAACGTGGACGAGCTGCTGCTCATCGAAATCTATCCGGCCTCGGAAAAGCCAATTCCCGGCGTGAGCGGCATGAGCCTGGCCCAGGGCATCAGCCAGGTCTCCCAGACGCACGTGAGCTTTTTCCCCAAGTTCGAGGACGTGAACCTTGCGCTGCCGACCATGCTCAAGGAGGGCGACCTGCTGTTGACCATGGGCGCCGGCAACGTCTGGCAAATCGGCATGCAGTACCTGGAAGGATAA
- the murB gene encoding UDP-N-acetylmuramate dehydrogenase, whose product MALTITQSPSLAELTTLRLGGTALALVRAAGERDLESLPGTLEQIGGAVHVLGRGSNILARDGEIAATLVHYDEDEPEMTIEDEGEDCATVRVSASSSLPSLVRRLVQAGLSGLEGLLGVPGSVGGAVAMNAGAFGCEMGAVLESVRVFTPERGIEWLNRHGFRTAYRTFELVEPAAWKLVTAARIKLPKAGVKATKAAAGEAIAKKKASQPLSAWSAGCVYKNPAQGVAAGKLLDEAGFRGKALGGVGFSERHANFLVNYGKGTSTEAFELLAMAEEAVQEQSGYTLVKEVKVWPSS is encoded by the coding sequence ATGGCGTTGACGATCACACAATCTCCCTCGCTTGCAGAGCTCACCACGCTGCGCCTCGGCGGCACGGCGCTGGCGCTCGTGCGCGCGGCCGGGGAGCGTGATCTTGAAAGCTTGCCCGGAACGCTGGAGCAGATCGGCGGGGCAGTCCACGTGCTGGGACGCGGCTCCAACATCCTTGCCCGGGACGGCGAGATCGCCGCGACGCTTGTGCATTACGACGAAGACGAGCCTGAAATGACCATCGAGGATGAGGGCGAGGATTGCGCCACGGTGCGCGTGTCGGCTTCAAGCTCGCTGCCGTCGCTGGTGCGGCGTCTGGTGCAGGCCGGCCTCTCCGGGCTGGAGGGTTTGCTCGGGGTGCCCGGCTCCGTGGGGGGCGCCGTGGCCATGAACGCCGGGGCTTTCGGCTGCGAAATGGGCGCAGTACTGGAATCGGTACGGGTCTTCACGCCGGAGCGCGGCATCGAGTGGCTGAACAGGCACGGGTTCCGGACTGCGTACAGGACGTTCGAGTTGGTCGAGCCGGCAGCGTGGAAGCTCGTGACCGCAGCGCGGATCAAGCTGCCCAAGGCGGGCGTGAAGGCGACCAAGGCCGCGGCCGGCGAGGCCATTGCGAAGAAAAAGGCGTCGCAGCCGCTGTCCGCCTGGAGCGCCGGCTGCGTGTACAAGAATCCGGCCCAGGGCGTGGCCGCCGGCAAACTGTTGGACGAAGCGGGGTTCCGCGGCAAGGCGCTTGGAGGGGTGGGATTCTCGGAAAGGCATGCGAATTTTTTAGTCAATTACGGCAAGGGAACGTCCACAGAGGCGTTCGAGCTTCTGGCCATGGCTGAGGAGGCCGTGCAGGAGCAAAGCGGCTATACGCTCGTAAAGGAGGTCAAGGTTTGGCCGTCCAGCTAG
- a CDS encoding cell division protein FtsQ/DivIB has product MRRKNGGNRYAARKDRAGAALKAIAAGGRGVAPTFFKTVAVSGTFVLAVAFFLAISLGLLAGYRYMTQHEYFALKKLEVSGNKRLANVEVLSAAGVSLGQNTLELNMRDVEAGLLANPWVERALVKRVLPSTFRVTVFERTPRYWRRKGEQLYYTDAQGRTIAPVTAHQFASMPLLAGEDGDGVESALFERLPELEAILSKGSLPFSVEQASWIRTNQAGEIELHFQEAGITLGLGAQDLDGNIRRLSLVYQDLTRRGELERVKALRAHGRRVWVQTQGSIAG; this is encoded by the coding sequence ATGCGCCGTAAGAACGGCGGCAACCGCTACGCAGCGCGCAAGGACCGCGCCGGCGCCGCTCTCAAGGCGATTGCGGCCGGCGGCCGCGGCGTGGCGCCCACGTTCTTCAAGACCGTGGCCGTGAGCGGCACGTTTGTGCTGGCTGTGGCGTTCTTCCTTGCCATCAGCCTGGGGTTGCTGGCCGGATACCGCTACATGACCCAGCACGAATACTTCGCGCTCAAGAAGCTGGAGGTCAGCGGCAACAAGCGGCTCGCGAACGTGGAAGTGCTTTCCGCGGCAGGCGTGTCTCTGGGGCAGAATACCCTGGAACTCAACATGCGCGATGTGGAAGCCGGACTGCTCGCCAATCCCTGGGTGGAACGGGCCCTTGTGAAGCGGGTGCTGCCGTCCACCTTCAGGGTCACGGTTTTCGAGCGCACGCCGCGCTACTGGCGCCGCAAAGGCGAGCAGCTCTACTACACGGACGCCCAGGGCCGGACCATCGCGCCTGTCACGGCGCACCAGTTCGCGTCCATGCCGCTGCTGGCGGGCGAAGATGGCGATGGGGTCGAGAGCGCTCTTTTCGAGAGGCTTCCGGAGCTCGAAGCGATCCTGTCGAAAGGGTCGCTGCCGTTTTCGGTGGAGCAGGCGAGCTGGATACGCACGAACCAGGCCGGGGAGATCGAACTCCATTTTCAGGAAGCGGGCATCACCCTGGGGCTTGGCGCACAGGATCTGGACGGCAACATTCGACGGCTCTCCCTGGTCTACCAGGATCTCACCAGACGCGGAGAGCTCGAACGTGTCAAGGCGTTGCGCGCGCACGGCCGGCGCGTCTGGGTGCAAACGCAAGGCAGCATCGCCGGGTAG